Proteins encoded in a region of the Alphaproteobacteria bacterium genome:
- the mscL gene encoding large-conductance mechanosensitive channel protein MscL, giving the protein MGMMAEFKEFAVKGNVIDMAVGIIIGAAFGKIVNSIVNDIVMPVVGVMTGGVDFSDRVIVLKEAVGETAAVTLNYGALVQVSLNFIIVAFAIFMLVKGINSLKRKEEAKEAAAPAPAKPSTEEVLLTEIRDLLKAQQ; this is encoded by the coding sequence ATGGGAATGATGGCTGAATTCAAAGAATTTGCTGTAAAAGGCAATGTTATAGATATGGCAGTCGGCATTATTATTGGTGCTGCATTCGGCAAAATTGTCAATTCCATCGTTAACGATATCGTCATGCCGGTAGTAGGTGTAATGACTGGCGGCGTCGATTTTAGCGATCGCGTAATAGTGCTGAAAGAGGCGGTAGGAGAAACTGCTGCTGTTACATTAAATTATGGCGCTTTGGTGCAGGTTTCGCTTAATTTTATTATTGTTGCATTTGCTATTTTTATGTTGGTTAAAGGCATTAACAGCCTAAAACGCAAAGAAGAGGCAAAAGAAGCGGCAGCCCCTGCGCCAGCAAAACCCAGCACAGAAGAAGTGTTACTCACAGAAATTCGTGATTTATTAAAGGCGCAACAGTGA
- a CDS encoding AAA family ATPase: MRIAIIGPEASGKTELAATLARHFGGTATEEYARRYFAERALPADYALNREEMCEVMAGQQAAEQGEGLLFIDSSTIHGPLYAGMTHVEGKLVFDFTKIDAKIMDYATNGGYDAFVLCRPHAALGWNDDGMRAMPELEDRNAFADACAAFVARYFAGKPCIVVDAGIWQQREAQARTNVKKLLG, translated from the coding sequence TTGCGAATCGCCATCATTGGCCCTGAGGCTTCAGGCAAAACTGAACTTGCGGCAACATTGGCGCGGCATTTTGGCGGCACAGCCACCGAAGAATATGCCCGCCGCTATTTTGCCGAGCGTGCGCTGCCAGCCGACTATGCACTTAACCGCGAAGAAATGTGCGAAGTGATGGCAGGACAACAAGCAGCAGAGCAGGGCGAGGGGCTGTTGTTTATTGACTCCAGCACTATCCATGGGCCGCTTTATGCTGGTATGACGCATGTTGAGGGCAAGCTTGTCTTTGATTTCACAAAAATAGATGCCAAAATCATGGATTATGCGACCAATGGCGGCTATGATGCCTTTGTGCTATGCAGACCGCACGCGGCATTGGGGTGGAATGATGATGGTATGCGCGCCATGCCAGAACTTGAAGATCGCAATGCATTTGCCGATGCCTGCGCTGCGTTTGTTGCAAGGTATTTTGCTGGCAAACCGTGTATAGTGGTAGATGCTGGCATATGGCAGCAACGCGAGGCACAGGCGCGCACAAATGTGAAAAAATTACTGGGTTGA
- the glnA gene encoding type I glutamate--ammonia ligase — translation MSDLGKVFEMIKEHDVEFIDFRFTDPKGKCQHTTYFAKKVDENTFEEGVMFDGSSIAGWKSINESDMILMPDPATAFIDPFSAAPTLAIFCDVIEPSTGQGYGRDPRSTAKRAEAYLNYTGIADTAFFGPELEFFVFDDVRFRVEMNGCSYSLDSEEGPYNSNREYAQGNMGHRPGVKGGYFPVAPVDSASDMRGEMLSILEDVGIIPVLHHHEVAPSQHELGTEFSTMISTADNVQKYKYVIHNVAHAYGKTATFMPKPVKGDNGSGMHVHQSLWKDNKPLFAGNGYADLSETCLYYIGGIVKHAKALNAFTNASTNSYKRLIPGFEAPVLLAYSARNRSASIRIPHVASPKGKRIECRFPDATANPYFAFAAMMMAGLDGIENKIHPGDAMDKNLYDLPPEELKDVPTVAASLREALDALSADRDFLKKGDVFTDDQIDAYIALKMEEVYSLEHTPHPVEFKNYYSV, via the coding sequence ATGTCTGATTTAGGAAAAGTCTTTGAAATGATCAAAGAGCATGATGTCGAGTTTATCGATTTTCGCTTCACTGACCCCAAAGGAAAATGTCAACACACCACCTATTTTGCCAAAAAAGTCGATGAGAACACCTTTGAAGAAGGCGTGATGTTTGATGGATCCTCAATTGCCGGATGGAAAAGCATCAACGAATCCGACATGATTTTAATGCCGGACCCTGCCACTGCATTTATTGATCCTTTTTCAGCCGCACCTACACTAGCAATTTTTTGCGACGTGATCGAACCTAGTACTGGCCAAGGATATGGCCGCGACCCTCGCTCCACTGCTAAACGTGCCGAGGCCTATTTAAATTATACTGGCATTGCAGATACAGCATTCTTTGGCCCCGAGCTGGAATTTTTTGTGTTTGATGATGTGCGCTTCCGCGTAGAAATGAATGGCTGTAGCTATTCATTAGACTCTGAAGAAGGCCCATACAACAGCAACCGTGAATATGCTCAAGGCAATATGGGGCACCGTCCAGGGGTTAAGGGCGGATATTTTCCCGTTGCACCAGTCGATTCTGCGAGCGATATGCGCGGTGAAATGCTTAGCATTTTAGAAGATGTTGGTATCATTCCTGTATTGCATCACCATGAAGTTGCACCCTCTCAGCATGAGTTGGGCACAGAATTCAGTACCATGATTTCTACTGCAGATAACGTGCAAAAATACAAATATGTCATTCATAACGTTGCCCATGCCTATGGAAAAACCGCAACGTTCATGCCCAAACCAGTAAAAGGCGATAATGGATCGGGTATGCATGTTCATCAATCTTTATGGAAAGATAACAAGCCTTTATTCGCAGGCAATGGCTATGCAGATTTATCGGAAACCTGCTTGTATTATATTGGCGGCATTGTCAAACACGCAAAAGCACTGAATGCTTTTACCAATGCATCTACTAACAGCTATAAACGCCTGATCCCTGGATTTGAAGCACCTGTGTTGCTGGCTTATTCGGCGCGCAACCGCTCAGCATCCATCCGTATCCCGCATGTTGCCAGCCCCAAAGGCAAACGTATTGAGTGCCGCTTTCCAGATGCCACAGCCAACCCATATTTTGCCTTTGCTGCAATGATGATGGCAGGGCTGGATGGGATAGAAAATAAAATTCATCCAGGCGATGCAATGGATAAAAATCTTTATGATCTGCCACCAGAAGAATTGAAAGATGTGCCAACCGTTGCAGCTTCCTTACGTGAAGCATTGGATGCGCTCAGTGCAGATCGTGACTTTTTGAAAAAGGGCGATGTATTTACCGACGATCAGATAGATGCCTATATTGCACTGAAAATGGAGGAAGTTTACTCCCTCGAGCATACGCCACATCCGGTTGAGTTTAAGAATTACTATAGCGTTTAA
- a CDS encoding cyclic nucleotide-binding domain-containing protein: MSLRQISAGQIIFREGDESDKAYIIRSGKVEIFRQIKQGSLLLATLGEGEIFGEMGVLSELPRAAYASAATDVTVTEIHRDLFINHMTKQPEEVILVVRALMERLRETNRSVATLMNKQSQFDVAGEGRKTPPITRVIITPMSSFLELRMPKEGISTTSLPYRVGGLPLGVEPNPLDWNNLFVEDADNAIIARNHFAIQRGAEGLYISDRGSRTGTIVNGMSIGKDTSESYQATLNFGDNIVIAGEETSPYRFCITWQ; the protein is encoded by the coding sequence GTGTCGCTACGTCAAATCTCTGCCGGACAGATTATTTTTCGCGAAGGCGATGAAAGCGATAAAGCGTATATTATACGCAGTGGCAAAGTTGAGATATTCCGTCAAATTAAACAAGGCTCATTGCTTCTCGCAACGTTAGGCGAGGGAGAGATATTTGGTGAAATGGGGGTGCTTAGCGAGTTGCCACGAGCAGCATATGCCTCTGCCGCAACGGATGTAACCGTCACCGAAATTCACCGCGACTTATTCATCAACCACATGACGAAGCAGCCAGAAGAAGTGATCTTGGTTGTGCGCGCCCTTATGGAGCGACTTCGCGAGACAAATCGTAGCGTAGCCACCTTGATGAATAAACAATCTCAGTTTGATGTTGCGGGTGAGGGGAGAAAAACTCCTCCAATCACACGGGTGATTATAACGCCCATGTCGTCTTTTTTGGAATTACGCATGCCCAAAGAGGGCATTTCTACCACCAGCCTACCATATAGGGTTGGGGGCTTACCATTAGGGGTAGAACCAAATCCGCTGGACTGGAATAATTTATTTGTGGAAGATGCAGATAACGCCATTATTGCACGTAACCATTTTGCCATTCAGCGTGGCGCAGAGGGGTTGTATATCAGTGATCGTGGCAGCCGTACAGGTACTATTGTTAATGGCATGTCCATTGGTAAAGATACTTCAGAAAGCTATCAGGCGACTCTGAATTTTGGTGATAACATAGTGATCGCTGGCGAGGAGACATCTCCTTATCGTTTTTGTATCACATGGCAATAG
- a CDS encoding type II toxin-antitoxin system RatA family toxin, which yields MTHHHDVQYSPYTPQQIFDLVADVPNYPHFLPWCRAARILEKEDNNTFLAELVIAYKHMSERYTSRVKLCPADSEMGEHSIYVEMTQGPFHHLTNTWHLTATEEGGTKIDFILDFAFKSKILDSLLGKFFATVTGRMAEAFKKRADELYGTPQE from the coding sequence ATGACGCATCACCACGACGTACAATATTCTCCATATACGCCCCAACAAATTTTTGATCTTGTGGCCGATGTGCCAAATTATCCTCATTTTTTGCCATGGTGCCGTGCGGCAAGAATTTTGGAAAAAGAAGATAATAACACTTTCTTAGCAGAGCTGGTGATTGCTTATAAACATATGAGTGAGCGTTATACATCACGAGTCAAGCTATGCCCTGCAGATAGCGAAATGGGCGAACACTCAATCTATGTAGAAATGACACAAGGACCATTTCACCACCTGACAAATACGTGGCATCTCACAGCAACGGAAGAAGGCGGAACTAAAATTGATTTCATTTTAGACTTTGCATTTAAATCGAAAATTCTGGATTCGCTTTTAGGAAAGTTTTTTGCTACAGTCACCGGACGCATGGCAGAAGCCTTTAAAAAACGCGCAGATGAGCTTTACGGTACTCCACAAGAATGA
- a CDS encoding RDD family protein — MIIIVVGLIMQMIFQFDLEKNGIYVAIFNLIFSSAYFIYYHAKTGATPGKKLMEIQVISIDGNPLSLLQSTVRYLPYSVFILIQLLLVVDIDAKEFNPQTRFFYSIFFVWHFMCVYYIIKRADKSAVHDLIAYTRVIYNPSPRVTVIK, encoded by the coding sequence ATGATTATTATTGTTGTTGGCTTAATAATGCAGATGATTTTTCAGTTCGATTTAGAAAAAAATGGCATTTACGTGGCCATATTTAATCTGATTTTTTCATCGGCGTATTTCATATATTACCACGCCAAAACTGGTGCGACACCGGGCAAAAAGCTGATGGAAATTCAGGTGATAAGCATTGATGGCAATCCGCTGAGCTTGTTACAATCTACGGTGCGCTACCTGCCATATAGCGTTTTCATTCTCATTCAGCTTTTGCTGGTAGTGGATATAGACGCAAAGGAATTTAACCCCCAAACACGGTTTTTCTATTCAATTTTCTTTGTTTGGCATTTTATGTGTGTCTATTACATTATTAAACGCGCCGACAAATCTGCAGTGCATGATTTGATTGCTTATACCCGTGTAATCTACAACCCAAGCCCACGCGTCACGGTTATAAAATGA
- a CDS encoding GNAT family N-acetyltransferase — MSTQVIIREASVSDASGLAELGRDTFCENFGHLYASKDLNSFMDGVYAPELQKQEILAPDCYILVAEHDGKLLGFSKSAPCKLPVASMPPNAYELHRLYVREEAKRLRIGTKLMQKNLGYFAQKNASEVFVGVYSENYAAQKFYAANGFQKIQEYHFMVGNHRDDEWIMQLMQK, encoded by the coding sequence ATGAGCACTCAGGTAATTATTCGCGAGGCTTCAGTTAGCGATGCTTCAGGCTTAGCAGAGCTGGGACGCGATACATTTTGCGAAAACTTTGGGCATCTTTATGCATCAAAAGACTTGAATAGCTTTATGGATGGTGTGTATGCGCCCGAGTTGCAAAAACAGGAAATTCTGGCACCCGATTGTTATATCTTGGTAGCCGAACATGATGGAAAATTGCTGGGTTTTTCGAAGTCCGCCCCCTGCAAGCTTCCTGTTGCAAGCATGCCCCCCAATGCATATGAATTGCACAGACTTTATGTGCGCGAAGAAGCAAAACGTTTGCGCATTGGCACAAAGCTTATGCAAAAAAATTTAGGGTATTTTGCACAAAAAAATGCTTCCGAAGTGTTTGTAGGTGTGTATTCCGAAAACTATGCAGCACAGAAGTTTTACGCAGCCAATGGCTTTCAAAAAATTCAGGAATATCATTTTATGGTAGGCAACCACCGTGACGATGAATGGATTATGCAATTGATGCAAAAGTAA
- a CDS encoding ABC transporter ATP-binding protein/permease — protein sequence MKYISNPYFHLVALSWHHAVGHRKKFVVFYVLSILANIALLFLPYLLGKVFDVLQRNPPEIMNELSFWMALYAGFTFLYWLLHGPSRVMERKIAFHIRQHFVDDMYRRVKELPMKWHQNNHSGNTINRINKASRGLYDFSQVQFLYIMYIIGFFGPLIALMFVSPIVALLAMISGVITTLVIRRYDQKLVPLLEEENELEHNYSSAFFDYVSNIATIISLRIGGRTRSELNRRLGNIYPVVRRTIVINEWKWFSLTICRVTIEVAILLFYIWIEVRNGNPLMVGAAVMVYQYLRRLSEIAVGLAQNFELIIRWRTDYNSAQYIQEAHKALPQRSNIDEVRDWKELQLKNVRFSYEGREHKIHHIDDIAININRGQRIALVGHSGSGKSTLLGLLRGMFEAHNAEVFVDGEEKSRDINILQKLITLIPQDPEIFENTILYNITTGMEHNPDELQWAIDTACFTPVVEQLEKGLETDIRERGVNLSGGQKQRLALSRGIFAARSSSILLLDEPTSSIDSTTERQIYNNIFSAFPEAAIISSIHRLHLLEEFDWIYVMEDGAIIEEGSLKDLLDHKGAFSEMWKQYSQQNED from the coding sequence ATGAAATATATTTCTAACCCATACTTTCATTTAGTCGCGTTAAGCTGGCATCACGCAGTGGGGCATCGCAAAAAATTTGTTGTGTTTTATGTGCTGTCGATATTAGCGAATATTGCATTGCTTTTCCTGCCCTATCTGCTTGGTAAAGTATTCGATGTCTTACAGCGCAACCCACCAGAAATTATGAATGAGCTTAGTTTCTGGATGGCGCTTTATGCTGGATTCACCTTTTTATATTGGTTGCTGCATGGCCCTTCGCGGGTGATGGAGCGCAAAATAGCGTTTCATATTCGCCAGCACTTTGTAGACGATATGTATCGCCGTGTTAAAGAGTTGCCTATGAAGTGGCATCAAAACAACCATTCAGGCAACACTATCAACCGTATCAACAAGGCCTCACGCGGCTTGTATGATTTTAGTCAGGTGCAGTTCTTATACATTATGTATATTATCGGCTTTTTTGGCCCGTTGATTGCCTTGATGTTTGTGTCACCCATTGTAGCGCTGCTTGCGATGATAAGCGGTGTGATCACAACATTGGTTATTCGCCGCTATGATCAAAAGCTTGTGCCCTTATTGGAAGAAGAAAATGAGCTGGAGCATAATTACTCCTCCGCATTTTTTGATTATGTAAGCAATATTGCGACTATTATCAGTCTGCGCATTGGCGGCCGCACACGTAGCGAGCTCAACCGCCGCCTTGGAAATATCTATCCGGTAGTTCGCCGCACGATTGTGATTAATGAGTGGAAGTGGTTTTCGCTTACCATTTGCCGCGTAACCATAGAAGTGGCAATATTATTGTTCTATATATGGATAGAAGTGCGCAATGGCAACCCACTCATGGTGGGTGCTGCGGTTATGGTGTATCAATATTTACGCCGACTGAGCGAAATTGCCGTTGGCTTAGCGCAAAACTTTGAGCTGATTATCCGCTGGCGCACCGATTATAACTCAGCGCAATATATTCAAGAGGCGCATAAAGCACTACCGCAAAGGTCTAATATCGACGAAGTTCGTGATTGGAAAGAGTTGCAGTTGAAAAATGTGCGTTTTTCCTACGAAGGACGCGAGCATAAGATTCATCATATTGACGACATTGCCATCAATATCAATCGCGGACAACGCATTGCTCTGGTTGGCCATAGTGGATCCGGTAAGAGTACATTACTGGGGCTGCTTCGCGGCATGTTTGAAGCGCATAATGCCGAGGTGTTTGTTGATGGCGAAGAAAAATCACGCGATATCAATATTTTGCAAAAACTCATTACATTGATTCCTCAGGATCCGGAAATATTTGAAAACACGATTTTGTATAATATTACCACTGGCATGGAACATAATCCCGACGAGCTGCAATGGGCAATAGATACGGCATGTTTTACACCTGTAGTAGAGCAGTTAGAAAAAGGGTTGGAAACGGATATTCGTGAGCGTGGTGTTAATCTTTCGGGTGGACAAAAACAACGACTTGCGCTTTCACGGGGCATTTTTGCAGCACGTAGCAGCAGTATTTTACTGCTAGATGAGCCAACCAGCAGCATAGACAGCACCACCGAACGGCAAATATATAATAATATATTCTCCGCATTTCCTGAGGCCGCTATAATATCTTCTATTCACCGTTTGCATCTACTCGAGGAGTTCGACTGGATTTATGTCATGGAGGATGGTGCCATAATCGAGGAAGGATCGCTAAAAGATCTGTTGGATCATAAAGGCGCATTCAGCGAAATGTGGAAACAATACAGCCAGCAAAACGAAGATTAA
- the lipA gene encoding lipoyl synthase: MTDNIHNIAERSDKKLPKPDWIRVKAPVSAEYHKTKDLMRRQKLNTVCEEAACPNIGECWSKKHATVMILGSVCTRACAFCNVATGKPDLLDPHEPDHLAEAVGELGLKHVVITSVDRDDLPDGGAEHFGRCITRLRETAPNTTIEVLTPDFLRKTHAIERVVVAKPDVYNHNIETVPRLYKTVRPGARYFNSLHLLKTVKDLDPSIFTKSGLMVGLGETKDEVLQVMDDLRAAEVDFITIGQYLQPTPRHHVVDRFVTPDEFDYYARQAKAKGFLMVSSSPLTRSSYHADSDFEQMKANRDAMLAKED; the protein is encoded by the coding sequence ATGACCGATAACATCCACAACATCGCTGAACGTTCAGATAAAAAACTCCCAAAACCCGACTGGATTCGGGTGAAGGCACCAGTGAGCGCGGAATACCATAAAACTAAAGACCTCATGCGCCGTCAAAAACTCAACACCGTATGCGAGGAGGCTGCCTGTCCTAATATTGGCGAATGTTGGAGCAAAAAACATGCAACGGTAATGATTTTGGGTAGCGTATGCACCCGCGCCTGTGCTTTTTGCAATGTGGCCACCGGTAAGCCCGATCTTCTCGACCCGCATGAGCCGGATCACTTAGCTGAAGCCGTGGGTGAGCTAGGGCTTAAACATGTGGTGATTACCTCGGTTGATCGTGATGATTTGCCCGATGGTGGAGCAGAACATTTTGGTCGCTGCATTACCCGTCTACGCGAAACCGCGCCAAATACCACTATTGAAGTTTTAACCCCTGACTTTTTACGTAAGACCCACGCTATTGAGCGTGTGGTGGTAGCAAAGCCTGACGTATATAATCACAACATCGAAACTGTGCCGCGCTTGTATAAAACTGTTCGTCCTGGTGCGCGTTACTTTAATTCACTACATCTGCTTAAAACAGTAAAAGACCTGGATCCTTCTATTTTTACTAAATCAGGATTAATGGTAGGCCTAGGCGAGACTAAAGACGAAGTCTTACAGGTTATGGATGATTTGCGCGCCGCTGAAGTAGATTTTATTACAATTGGGCAATACCTTCAACCCACCCCGCGCCACCATGTGGTTGACCGTTTTGTGACACCAGATGAATTTGATTATTATGCTAGACAAGCAAAGGCCAAAGGCTTTTTAATGGTGTCTTCAAGCCCGTTGACCCGTTCAAGCTATCATGCAGATAGCGATTTCGAGCAAATGAAAGCCAATCGCGACGCCATGCTTGCCAAAGAAGACTAA
- a CDS encoding P-II family nitrogen regulator: MKKIEAIIKPFKLDEVKEALQEVGLQGITITETKGFGRQKGHTELYRGAEYVVDFLPKIKLEIIVEEQLVERTVEAIVNAARTGRIGDGKIFISPIEDAIRIRTGERGKDAL; the protein is encoded by the coding sequence ATGAAAAAGATAGAAGCAATCATAAAGCCTTTTAAACTGGATGAAGTGAAAGAAGCGCTGCAAGAGGTTGGCTTGCAAGGCATTACGATAACCGAAACCAAAGGCTTTGGCCGCCAAAAAGGCCATACCGAGCTTTATCGGGGCGCGGAGTATGTGGTGGATTTTTTACCAAAAATAAAACTTGAAATAATAGTCGAAGAGCAACTGGTAGAACGCACCGTAGAAGCTATTGTTAATGCCGCACGCACCGGTCGTATTGGTGACGGAAAAATCTTTATATCTCCCATCGAAGATGCAATTCGCATTCGCACAGGAGAGCGCGGAAAAGACGCTCTTTAA